A single genomic interval of Lathyrus oleraceus cultivar Zhongwan6 chromosome 7, CAAS_Psat_ZW6_1.0, whole genome shotgun sequence harbors:
- the LOC127104147 gene encoding uncharacterized protein LOC127104147, with protein sequence MNPERKSIHNYKFVEPPLAVLRGLGACLDLTHKDAFKGTYGNLLGILNTEVTAVHTLVQFYDPPFRCFTFQDYQLAPTLEEYSHIFGIRIKNQVPYIRTKELPEYRELAEALHMGNKEIELNLKPKGGIHGFTSKFLVDKAITFAEAGRWMAFNAHLALLIYGIILFSNMEEFVDLAAIHIFLTPNPIPTLLADTYYSIHVRTQKKKGTIVCCTPLLYRWYILHLPSEGPFVENKYNLKWSQRIMSLKAEDIPWYSRVYDGVKLILNCGDFPNVHLLGTKGGINYNPRLALRQHGYAMVDKPDLESVEGFVLYKGVKEPELIKKIVKAWGSICPQGRAEMGKKNCIAKEAYTSWVKSRVSEVLLSFPPEPSMNLQSFEIENHPNSEMDELKKVIKTLEKENADLKSKLAKISLEKETLKFNLNQKRDRVRQAEDEVQTEFFKRLKVGDTLRGTYASFTIKKKQLAEAQYRAGKAELEHMEQMKKLQSLLEACKKELKDERSHNKQLEVTLRQNQYGLNQKLEEIQKLKEQSHGNPNDNNMQLNERPEDPSDRGKTIVNNPPVEESAMLGKWSACLSPKSQAYYEELLSNCF encoded by the coding sequence atGAATCCCGAGAGGAAGAGCATCCACAATTACAAGTTTGTGGAACCTCCATTGGCTGTATTGAGAGGGTTGGGGGCATGTTTAGACCTGACTCACAAAGACGCCTTCAAGGGAACGTATGGTAACCTACTGGGTATTCTGAACACCGAGGTCACCGCTGTGCACACCTTGGTACAATTCTACGATCCACCATTTAGGTGCTTTACTTTCCAAGACTATCAGCTAGCGCCGACACTGGAAGAGTATTCTCATATTTTTGGTATCAGGATAAAGAACCAGGTGCCCTACATCCGCACTAAGGAACTTCCTGAATATCGAGAACTTGCTGAAGCTCTGCATATGGGAAATAAGGAGATAGAATTAAACCTGAAACCAAAAGGTGGAATCCATGGCTTCACCTCTAAGTTTCTCGTAGACAAAGCTATCACTTTCGCTGAAGCTGGAAGATGGATGGCCTTCAACGCCCATCTAGCTTTACTCATCTATGGGATTATCTTGTTTTCGAATATGGAAGAGTTCGTAGACTTGGCAGCTATTCACATCTTCTTGACTCCGAACCCGATTCCCACTCTTCTTGCTGATACTTATTATTCCATTCACGTAAGGACCCAGAAGAAGAAAGGGACTATCGTCTGTTGCACCCCTTTACTGTATAGATGGTATATTTTGCATCTACCCAGTGAAGGTCCCTTCGTTGAGAACAAATATAATCTGAAGTGGTCCCAGAGGATCATGTCCTTAAAAGCCGAAGACATTCCTTGGTATTCTCGAGTGTACGATGGCGTCAAGCTTATTCTCAATTGTGGGGATTTTCCTAATGTACATCTTCTTGGTACaaaaggaggaatcaactacaacccgagGTTAGCATTACGACAACATGGATATGCTATGGTGGACAAACCTGATCTCGAAAGTGTAGAAGGTTTTGTTTTGTACAAAGGAGTCAAAGAGCCAGAGTTGATCAAGAAGATTGTCAAGGCTTGGGGGTCGATTTGTCCTCAAGGAAGAGCAGAGATGGGTAAGAAGAATTGTATCGCTAAGGAAGCCTACACTAGTTGGGTCAAGAGCAGAGTCAGTGAGGTCTTATTGTCATTCCCGCCTGAACCTTCCATGAACCTCCAATCTTTTGAGATAGAGAACCATCCAAATTCTGAGATGGATGAACTGAAGAAGGTTATCAAGACTTTAGAGAAAGAGAATGCCGATCTCAAATCTAAGCTTGCTAAGATTTCATTGGAGAAAGAGACCTTGAAATTcaatctgaatcagaagagggACCGAGTTCGCCAAGCTGAGGATGAGGTACAAACCGAGTTTTTCAAAAGACTTAAAGTGGGTGACACCCTCAGAGGGACTTATGCCAGTTTTACGATCAAGAAGAAGCAGTTAGCCGAAGCCCAATACCGAGCTGGTAAAGCAGAACTAGAACACATGGAGCAAATGAAGAAACTTCAAAGCCTGCTAGAAGCTTGTAAGAAGGAATTGAAGGATGAAAGAAGCCACAACAAACAGCTAGAAGTCACCCTTCGCCAGAACCAGTATGGGCTGAATCAGAAGCTGGAAGAAATCCAAAAGCTGAAGGAGCAATCACATGGGAACCCAAACGACAACAACATGCAGTTGAATGAGCGTCCTGAAGACCCCTCCGACCGAGGGAAGACAATTGTGAACAACCCCCCAGTTGAAGAAAGTGCGATGTTGGGAAAATGGAGCGCCTGCCTGTCTCCCAAATCACAAGCTTATTATGAGGAGTTGTTGTCTAATTGTTTCTAG